A genomic segment from Actinoplanes sichuanensis encodes:
- a CDS encoding ribokinase, whose translation MATRVVVAGSANMDLVGLAPSLPRPGETVLGDDFVMTPGGKGSNQAIAAALAGGETVFLGAIGSDAFGVTLNARLAAAGVGVDLVRTSYGSSGVAVIMVDRAGENSILVSPGANRTFVGLTDEESAAVAAADVLLCQQEIPMATVLAALKAGRAAGTRTILNAAPARVLPPGLLDEVDLLVVNETEARAITGGDEPDVRALLALVPRVVLTLSGNGSRYADRDGADVHVPAFRVEVADTTAAGDAFTGALAVAWGEGRDLIDAVRWANAAGAVCVRRVGASNALPARADIEALYAQP comes from the coding sequence ATGGCCACCCGGGTCGTCGTCGCGGGCAGCGCGAACATGGACCTGGTCGGGCTGGCACCGAGCCTCCCTCGGCCGGGGGAGACCGTGCTCGGCGACGATTTCGTGATGACGCCCGGTGGCAAGGGTTCCAACCAGGCGATCGCGGCCGCGCTGGCCGGCGGCGAGACGGTCTTTCTCGGCGCCATCGGCTCCGACGCCTTCGGCGTCACCCTCAACGCACGGTTGGCGGCGGCCGGCGTGGGCGTCGATCTGGTACGGACCAGCTACGGCTCGTCCGGTGTAGCGGTGATCATGGTGGACCGGGCCGGGGAGAACTCCATCCTGGTCAGCCCGGGCGCGAACCGTACCTTCGTCGGTCTCACCGACGAGGAGTCGGCCGCCGTCGCCGCCGCCGACGTGCTGCTCTGCCAGCAGGAGATCCCGATGGCCACCGTGCTGGCCGCGCTGAAGGCCGGTCGGGCCGCCGGGACCAGGACCATCCTGAACGCGGCACCCGCCCGGGTGCTGCCGCCCGGCCTGCTCGACGAGGTGGACCTGCTGGTCGTCAACGAGACCGAGGCCCGGGCCATCACCGGCGGCGACGAGCCGGACGTCAGGGCGCTGCTGGCCCTGGTGCCCCGGGTGGTGCTGACGCTCAGCGGCAACGGCTCCCGCTACGCCGACCGGGACGGCGCCGACGTGCATGTGCCCGCGTTCCGGGTGGAGGTCGCCGACACCACGGCGGCCGGTGACGCGTTCACCGGCGCGCTGGCGGTGGCCTGGGGCGAGGGCCGCGACCTGATCGACGCCGTTCGCTGGGCCAATGCCGCCGGTGCGGTCTGCGTCCGCCGAGTCGGCGCCAGCAACGCGCTCCCGGCCCGGGCCGACATCGAAGCCCTGTACGCCCAGCCCTGA
- a CDS encoding methyl-accepting chemotaxis protein — protein sequence MTPTTARAATGADRASGRPSESGGRSSTATGSLSTTRTGNPSIAGGGDDEAMYAIADVCRRAASGDFEARVPRLGDSDAEIEARLAINELLDRTDAFVREAGAASAAGAAGHFYRRFLAGGMGGAYRRAAEEIGRSGDAMSRNAEQITAAAESRIAFADELESAVLALSERIAAAAGEMGRSANGLAGFARAAVSDAERGLGTVNDLRRASGQIRNAVDLINRVAMQTQLLSLNASIEAARAGAAGRGFSVVANEVKTLANETGESSGEIIDQVDAVQLASEDAVRVLRAVTDRIREMSGLIDGIAAAVDGDTESEITGLSELAAILRTEVQRFLTAART from the coding sequence ATGACCCCGACGACCGCCCGGGCCGCGACCGGCGCGGACCGCGCTTCCGGCCGTCCTTCCGAGAGCGGCGGTCGCTCCTCCACGGCGACCGGCAGCCTCTCCACCACCAGAACCGGCAACCCCTCCATCGCCGGGGGCGGTGACGACGAGGCGATGTATGCGATCGCGGACGTCTGTCGGCGGGCCGCGAGTGGGGATTTCGAAGCGCGGGTGCCCCGGCTCGGCGACTCGGATGCCGAGATCGAGGCCCGCCTGGCGATCAACGAATTGCTGGACCGCACCGACGCGTTCGTCCGGGAGGCGGGTGCGGCGTCCGCGGCCGGTGCGGCCGGGCACTTCTATCGGCGGTTCCTGGCCGGGGGGATGGGTGGGGCGTACCGCCGGGCGGCCGAGGAGATCGGCCGCTCCGGCGACGCGATGAGCCGCAACGCCGAGCAGATCACCGCGGCCGCCGAGTCCCGGATCGCCTTCGCCGACGAGTTGGAGTCGGCGGTGCTGGCCCTCTCCGAGCGAATCGCCGCCGCGGCCGGTGAGATGGGGCGGTCGGCGAACGGACTGGCCGGGTTCGCCCGGGCCGCGGTCAGCGACGCCGAACGCGGTCTCGGCACCGTCAACGACCTGCGCCGTGCGTCCGGTCAGATCCGCAACGCCGTCGACCTGATCAACCGGGTGGCCATGCAGACCCAACTGCTGTCCCTGAACGCCTCCATCGAGGCGGCCCGGGCCGGTGCCGCCGGACGCGGGTTCAGTGTGGTCGCCAACGAGGTGAAGACCCTGGCCAACGAGACCGGCGAATCCAGCGGCGAGATCATCGACCAGGTGGACGCGGTTCAGTTGGCCTCCGAGGACGCGGTCCGGGTCCTACGCGCGGTGACCGACCGGATCCGCGAGATGAGCGGCCTGATCGACGGCATCGCGGCCGCGGTAGACGGCGACACCGAGAGCGAGATCACCGGCCTCTCCGAACTGGCCGCCATCCTCCGAACCGAGGTCCAGCGCTTCCTGACCGCAGCCCGAACCTGA
- a CDS encoding PAS domain-containing protein, with amino-acid sequence MKTTRVRPTGRERTFSEGELIVTKTDPRGAITYANDVFLRISALDEDDAVGRPHNLIRHPDMPRAVFKLLWDTLKDRREIFAYVVNLAADGAHYWVFAHVTPSFDDSGRVVGYHSNRRVPSRDAVAAADDLYRVLRTAEGRHPRPQDAVIAGYTALQQVLAERGRTYDELVWDLSAGGTR; translated from the coding sequence ATGAAAACCACTCGGGTACGGCCCACCGGTCGCGAACGCACCTTCAGCGAAGGTGAGCTGATCGTCACGAAGACCGATCCGCGGGGTGCCATCACCTACGCCAACGATGTCTTCCTGCGCATCTCCGCCCTCGACGAGGACGACGCGGTCGGTCGACCGCACAACCTGATCCGCCACCCGGACATGCCCCGGGCCGTGTTCAAACTCCTCTGGGACACCCTCAAGGACCGGCGGGAGATCTTCGCGTACGTGGTGAACCTGGCCGCCGACGGCGCCCACTACTGGGTGTTCGCGCACGTCACGCCGTCATTCGACGACTCCGGTCGAGTGGTCGGCTACCACTCCAACCGGCGGGTCCCGTCCCGGGACGCGGTCGCCGCCGCCGACGACCTGTACCGGGTGCTGCGGACCGCCGAGGGCCGTCATCCCCGCCCGCAGGACGCGGTCATCGCCGGGTACACCGCACTCCAGCAGGTCCTGGCCGAGCGCGGGCGCACGTACGACGAACTGGTCTGGGACCTGTCCGCCGGAGGAACCCGATGA
- a CDS encoding methyl-accepting chemotaxis protein: MRAKPETVDAAAIDQAVHLVTDVCERALSGDLEARVPVIGGSERAARIRTAINGLLDHVDAFVREAGAASAAASEGRFHRRFLTQGLDGVYRAAAEKITHSNQVMSRTAAQFAEAARQRQALADELESAVLTVSEQVATAATEMGRSANGLADFARVAVTDAERGLGTVSSLRTSSDEIRHAVDLINQVAAQTRLLALNATIEAARAGSAGRGFGVVANEVKNLANETSSSSEQIMNQVNTVQQSAADAIAVLEAVTNRIREMSELVEGIAQAVDGSRHTDNAGLSQLAEVLRAEVSRFVTTIRDS; encoded by the coding sequence ATGAGGGCCAAGCCGGAGACGGTCGACGCGGCCGCCATCGATCAGGCGGTACACCTGGTCACCGATGTGTGTGAACGTGCCCTCAGCGGCGATCTGGAGGCCCGTGTGCCGGTGATCGGCGGCTCGGAGCGGGCGGCCCGGATCCGGACGGCGATCAACGGGCTGCTCGATCATGTGGACGCGTTCGTCCGGGAGGCCGGTGCCGCGTCGGCGGCCGCCTCCGAGGGGCGGTTCCACAGGCGGTTCCTGACCCAGGGACTGGACGGTGTGTACCGGGCGGCGGCCGAGAAGATCACCCACTCCAACCAGGTGATGAGCCGGACCGCGGCCCAGTTCGCGGAGGCGGCCCGGCAGCGGCAGGCGCTCGCCGACGAGTTGGAGTCGGCGGTGCTGACCGTTTCCGAACAGGTCGCCACGGCGGCCACCGAGATGGGCCGGTCGGCGAACGGGCTCGCCGACTTCGCCCGGGTCGCGGTCACCGACGCCGAACGCGGCCTGGGCACGGTGTCGTCGTTGCGTACCTCGTCGGACGAGATCCGGCACGCCGTCGACCTGATCAACCAGGTGGCCGCGCAGACCCGACTGCTCGCCCTGAACGCGACGATCGAGGCGGCCCGCGCCGGTTCGGCCGGGCGCGGCTTCGGCGTGGTCGCCAACGAGGTGAAGAACCTCGCAAACGAGACCAGCTCCTCCAGCGAGCAGATCATGAACCAGGTCAACACGGTGCAGCAGTCGGCGGCCGACGCGATCGCCGTACTGGAGGCGGTGACCAACCGGATCCGCGAGATGAGCGAGCTGGTTGAGGGCATCGCACAGGCCGTCGACGGCAGCCGGCACACCGACAACGCCGGGTTGTCCCAGCTCGCCGAAGTGCTCCGGGCCGAGGTTTCGCGATTCGTGACGACGATCCGCGATTCATGA
- a CDS encoding PAS domain-containing protein — protein MKATEVRPTGVERTFGENELIVSKTDPRGVITYANDVFLRVSALSEAQAVGSPHNLIRHPDMPRAVFKLLWDTLEQRQEIFAYVLNLAADGAHYWVFAHVTPSFDRSGRLLGYHSNRRRPAQSSITAIREVYGRILTEERRQSRTPDAVAAGVAALQGMLDERGLTYDELVWRITDGGGA, from the coding sequence ATGAAAGCCACCGAGGTACGGCCCACCGGAGTCGAGCGCACGTTCGGCGAGAACGAACTGATCGTGTCCAAGACCGATCCGCGCGGAGTCATCACGTACGCCAATGACGTCTTTCTGCGGGTCTCCGCCCTGTCGGAGGCGCAGGCGGTGGGTAGTCCGCACAACCTGATCCGGCATCCGGACATGCCTCGGGCCGTGTTCAAACTCCTCTGGGACACCCTGGAACAGCGGCAGGAGATCTTCGCGTACGTCCTGAACCTGGCGGCCGACGGTGCCCACTACTGGGTGTTCGCGCATGTCACGCCCTCGTTCGACAGGTCCGGGCGGCTACTCGGCTACCACTCCAACCGGCGTCGCCCGGCCCAGTCGTCGATCACCGCGATCCGGGAGGTGTACGGCCGGATCCTGACCGAGGAGCGACGACAGTCCCGTACCCCGGACGCGGTCGCCGCCGGGGTGGCCGCGCTGCAGGGGATGCTCGACGAGCGCGGGCTCACCTACGACGAGCTGGTGTGGCGGATCACCGACGGCGGCGGCGCATGA
- a CDS encoding DoxX family protein, whose amino-acid sequence MSKDAAGLAGLLATTGVLHFLAPKPFDGIVPRSLPGSPRTWTYLSGVAELAVAAAVAHPRTRRAGGLAAAALFVAVFPANVKMAADWRHASPAKRAVAFGRLPLQAPLIAWALRVAR is encoded by the coding sequence GTGAGTAAGGACGCGGCCGGGCTGGCCGGGCTGCTGGCCACCACGGGGGTGCTGCATTTCCTGGCGCCGAAACCGTTCGACGGCATCGTGCCGCGGTCCCTGCCCGGGTCGCCACGCACGTGGACGTATCTGAGCGGGGTCGCCGAACTGGCGGTGGCCGCCGCGGTCGCGCACCCCCGGACCCGTCGGGCGGGCGGGCTGGCCGCGGCGGCCCTGTTCGTCGCGGTGTTCCCGGCGAACGTGAAGATGGCCGCCGACTGGCGGCACGCGTCTCCGGCGAAACGAGCCGTCGCGTTCGGGCGGCTGCCCCTGCAAGCCCCGTTGATCGCGTGGGCGCTGCGAGTGGCCCGCTGA
- a CDS encoding DUF6232 family protein — translation MTTYYRDPEVLITSSGVWMNGNEFRLPELIQVWYTKGARSWGVIAWRGALGLAVLLPLLVGALAVTVALLLDMPLGTTVAMVVGGILVGLAVVPVADLILESVDRSYDRGTRTLEIWGRVRGGDVLLMRTDNAQRFGRIYRALQRALEPAVRR, via the coding sequence ATGACCACGTACTACCGGGATCCGGAAGTGCTGATCACATCGTCCGGCGTCTGGATGAACGGCAACGAGTTCCGGCTACCCGAGCTGATTCAGGTCTGGTACACGAAGGGCGCCCGCTCCTGGGGCGTCATCGCCTGGCGCGGCGCTCTCGGCCTGGCCGTGCTGCTGCCGCTGCTGGTGGGCGCGCTCGCCGTCACGGTGGCCCTGCTGCTGGACATGCCACTGGGCACCACGGTGGCCATGGTCGTCGGCGGCATCCTGGTCGGCCTGGCCGTGGTGCCGGTCGCCGACCTGATCCTGGAGAGCGTCGACAGGTCGTACGACCGCGGCACCCGCACCCTGGAGATCTGGGGCCGGGTCCGGGGCGGTGACGTCCTGCTGATGCGCACCGACAACGCGCAGCGGTTCGGCCGCATCTACCGGGCGCTCCAGCGGGCCCTCGAGCCGGCGGTGCGTCGGTGA
- a CDS encoding enoyl-CoA hydratase/isomerase family protein, which yields MGEFVRLEVTDGIGTIRLERPPVNALNTQVQEELRAAAHAAEADASVRAVVVHGAGRHFAAGADINEFTSVTYQEMVARVHALSGAFDAVARIPKPVVAAITGFALGGGCELALACDWRVIADDAKLGQPEIKLGLIPGAGGTQRLARLIGPAKAKDLIFSGRMVDSDEALRIGLADRVVPAAEVYTTAVDLVRQYTTGPALALRAAKQAVDGGLSVDLASGLALESHLFAGLFATDDRLEGTTAFVEKRAPEFTGR from the coding sequence CTGGGCGAGTTCGTGCGGCTCGAAGTGACGGACGGCATCGGCACGATCCGGCTCGAACGGCCACCGGTGAATGCGCTGAACACCCAGGTCCAGGAGGAGTTGCGGGCCGCCGCGCACGCTGCCGAGGCGGACGCCTCGGTGCGGGCGGTGGTCGTGCACGGCGCCGGGAGGCACTTCGCGGCGGGCGCCGACATCAACGAGTTCACCAGCGTGACGTACCAGGAGATGGTGGCCCGGGTGCACGCGCTCTCCGGCGCCTTCGACGCGGTCGCCAGGATCCCCAAGCCGGTCGTCGCCGCGATCACCGGCTTCGCCCTCGGCGGCGGCTGCGAGCTGGCCCTGGCCTGCGACTGGCGGGTGATCGCCGACGACGCGAAACTCGGCCAGCCGGAGATCAAGCTCGGTCTCATCCCGGGAGCCGGCGGCACCCAGCGGCTGGCCCGGCTGATCGGCCCGGCCAAGGCCAAGGATCTGATCTTCTCGGGTCGGATGGTCGACAGTGACGAGGCGCTGCGGATCGGCCTGGCCGACCGGGTGGTCCCGGCCGCCGAGGTGTACACCACAGCCGTCGACCTGGTCCGGCAGTACACGACCGGCCCGGCCCTGGCCCTCCGCGCGGCGAAACAGGCGGTCGACGGGGGGCTGAGCGTCGATCTGGCCTCCGGCCTGGCGCTCGAGTCGCACCTGTTCGCGGGGCTCTTCGCCACCGACGATCGGCTCGAAGGGACTACCGCGTTCGTCGAGAAGCGCGCACCTGAGTTCACCGGACGGTAG
- a CDS encoding Hsp70 family protein — MPIDQGGPKRYALGVDFGTSNTVAVARWPDGRARPILVDGSPLLPSAVFADSEGNLLVGRDAVHSARLDPAKFEPNPKRRVDDGLVLLGEREFETVELIAAVLARVAEEWHRAVGPYRPEVTLTCPATWGATRRTLLADAAARAGLEGARLVAEPVAAATYFAEVLGRDVPIGSVVMVHDFGAGTFDTSVVARTATGFEVLAVDGRDDLGGLDVDAAIVEHLRTDEWARLMEPATVEERRARRQLWDDVRIAKERLSRAQSADFVVPLLDVEAHLTREELETVARPVLEQTVQITQNLLRLSDLPEGRLAGVFLVGGASRIPLVATLLHRALGDPPVVIEQPELVVAEGSILAGAALLTTEPAAPGPTGELRLPSKYLPVTTEGEPSGEHPAPVADRPTVVAAKQLLDDRPTVVAARSVPADRPTVVAGKPLLDDRPTVIAGKLPSDDRPTMVAGKLPSDDRPTMVAGKLPLDDRPTMVAGKLPVDDRATVVASKAEIEADRPTALVDKPLPLPATTPVPAVPSQQTPADAASPAPPTDDTIKSPARTVPAQATPVGENDVEALPKRQPGPPSRPNSEQSSGPGRGPGRPSRPSAPDSPPHLRPPVDPWPHAASVTWRPDPDATVATSPPEYESRTPVPPQRKPGPPQRPQRAQQPVVIHSRPVSPAVGSARPVSPPQPSRATAAVPQPQPHQPEPALVRRPRKRGRLRRTLQILASLLVMITVPVTALILAYGYRNGLSFEQDAVNVFRDIAELVGLR, encoded by the coding sequence ATGCCCATCGACCAGGGTGGTCCGAAGCGGTACGCCCTCGGCGTCGACTTCGGCACCTCCAACACCGTCGCCGTGGCGCGATGGCCGGACGGCCGCGCCCGGCCGATCCTGGTCGACGGTTCCCCGCTGCTGCCGTCCGCCGTCTTCGCCGACTCGGAGGGCAACCTGCTCGTCGGGCGGGACGCGGTGCACAGCGCCCGGCTCGACCCGGCGAAGTTCGAGCCCAACCCGAAACGCCGCGTCGACGACGGCCTGGTGCTGCTCGGCGAGCGTGAGTTCGAGACCGTCGAGCTGATCGCGGCGGTCCTGGCCCGGGTCGCCGAGGAGTGGCACCGGGCGGTCGGACCGTACCGTCCGGAGGTCACCCTCACCTGCCCGGCCACCTGGGGCGCGACCCGCCGCACGCTGCTGGCCGACGCCGCCGCCCGGGCCGGGCTGGAGGGCGCCCGCCTGGTCGCCGAGCCGGTCGCCGCGGCCACCTACTTCGCCGAGGTCCTCGGACGCGACGTGCCGATCGGCTCGGTCGTGATGGTGCACGACTTCGGGGCCGGCACCTTCGACACCAGCGTGGTCGCCCGGACCGCCACCGGGTTCGAGGTGCTCGCCGTCGACGGCCGCGACGACCTCGGCGGCCTGGACGTGGACGCCGCGATCGTCGAGCATCTGCGCACCGACGAGTGGGCCCGCCTGATGGAGCCGGCCACCGTCGAGGAGCGCCGCGCCCGCCGCCAGCTCTGGGACGATGTGCGGATCGCCAAGGAGCGGCTCTCCCGCGCGCAGTCCGCCGACTTCGTGGTGCCGCTGCTCGACGTCGAGGCGCACCTGACCCGCGAGGAACTGGAGACGGTCGCCCGGCCGGTGCTGGAGCAGACGGTTCAGATCACGCAAAATCTCCTGCGCTTGTCCGATCTTCCGGAGGGCCGGCTGGCCGGGGTGTTCCTGGTCGGCGGGGCCAGCCGGATCCCGCTGGTGGCCACTCTGCTGCACCGTGCCCTCGGCGACCCGCCGGTGGTCATCGAGCAGCCCGAGCTGGTCGTCGCGGAGGGCAGCATCCTGGCCGGCGCGGCCCTGCTCACCACCGAGCCGGCGGCGCCCGGGCCGACCGGGGAACTGCGTCTGCCGTCGAAGTATCTGCCGGTCACGACCGAGGGGGAGCCGTCCGGCGAGCACCCGGCGCCGGTGGCTGACCGGCCGACCGTGGTGGCCGCCAAGCAGCTGCTGGACGACCGGCCCACGGTGGTCGCCGCGAGATCGGTGCCGGCCGACCGGCCGACCGTCGTCGCGGGCAAGCCGCTACTCGACGACCGGCCGACGGTGATCGCCGGGAAGCTTCCGTCGGACGACCGGCCGACGATGGTGGCCGGGAAGCTTCCGTCGGACGACCGGCCGACGATGGTGGCCGGCAAGCTTCCGCTGGACGACCGGCCGACGATGGTGGCCGGGAAGCTTCCGGTCGACGACCGGGCCACGGTGGTCGCGTCGAAGGCGGAGATCGAGGCGGACCGGCCGACCGCGCTGGTGGACAAGCCGCTCCCGCTGCCCGCGACCACGCCGGTACCGGCCGTGCCGTCCCAGCAGACTCCGGCCGATGCCGCGAGCCCCGCCCCGCCGACCGACGACACGATCAAGTCGCCGGCCCGGACCGTTCCGGCGCAGGCGACTCCGGTCGGTGAGAACGACGTCGAGGCGCTGCCGAAACGACAGCCCGGGCCGCCCTCCCGCCCGAACTCCGAGCAGAGCTCCGGACCCGGGCGTGGTCCCGGTCGTCCGTCTCGGCCATCGGCCCCGGACAGCCCGCCGCACCTGCGCCCGCCGGTCGACCCGTGGCCGCACGCCGCCTCGGTGACCTGGCGTCCTGATCCGGACGCGACAGTCGCCACCAGCCCTCCGGAGTATGAGAGCCGGACGCCCGTACCACCGCAGCGGAAACCCGGACCACCGCAGCGTCCGCAGCGTGCCCAGCAACCTGTGGTGATCCATTCCCGGCCGGTCTCGCCGGCGGTCGGCTCGGCCCGGCCGGTCTCGCCGCCGCAGCCGTCGCGGGCGACGGCCGCCGTGCCGCAGCCGCAGCCGCACCAACCGGAACCGGCGCTGGTCCGCCGGCCGCGCAAACGTGGCCGGCTGCGGCGCACGCTACAGATCCTGGCCAGTCTCCTGGTGATGATCACGGTGCCGGTCACGGCGCTGATCCTCGCCTACGGGTACCGCAATGGCCTGTCGTTCGAGCAGGACGCGGTGAATGTGTTCCGGGACATCGCGGAGCTGGTCGGTCTCCGTTGA
- a CDS encoding PLDc N-terminal domain-containing protein, which translates to MVRLFILLAGAALVLLVLALISVLSADRVRNAPRAVWVLVVLLLPIAGPIVYLVAGRPIDRTGRQSRRPASPDDDPDFLRSMGGDDQARRDREQLAQWERELHQDDEQGDRP; encoded by the coding sequence ATGGTCCGGTTGTTCATCCTCCTGGCCGGGGCGGCGCTCGTGCTGCTCGTCCTGGCTCTCATCAGCGTCCTGTCGGCCGATCGGGTGCGTAACGCGCCCCGCGCCGTCTGGGTCCTGGTGGTCCTGCTGCTACCGATCGCCGGCCCGATCGTCTACCTCGTCGCGGGCCGCCCCATCGACCGGACCGGCCGGCAGTCCCGGCGCCCGGCCTCACCCGACGACGATCCGGACTTCCTGCGTTCGATGGGCGGCGACGACCAGGCCCGTCGCGACCGTGAGCAGCTCGCCCAGTGGGAGCGCGAGCTACATCAGGACGACGAGCAGGGCGACCGCCCATGA
- a CDS encoding DUF202 domain-containing protein → MSGPCPEHVRDPGACAEVRRDPGASAVRTRLAWRRTGLSAAAVGLLAIRPAFRPGAGPAEWLVAAAAMVTWAAVIGIALHRAAELRTRFPGPAPRAIRAYAVLVAALAVLGCWVVML, encoded by the coding sequence GTGAGCGGGCCCTGCCCCGAGCACGTCCGGGATCCGGGGGCGTGTGCGGAGGTGCGCCGTGACCCGGGTGCCTCGGCCGTGCGGACCCGGCTCGCCTGGCGGCGGACCGGGCTGTCGGCGGCAGCGGTGGGGTTGCTCGCGATCCGACCGGCGTTCCGGCCCGGCGCGGGCCCGGCCGAGTGGCTCGTCGCCGCCGCCGCGATGGTCACCTGGGCCGCGGTGATCGGCATCGCCCTGCACCGGGCGGCCGAGCTACGGACCCGGTTCCCCGGTCCGGCGCCACGGGCGATCCGGGCCTACGCCGTCCTGGTCGCCGCCCTGGCGGTGCTCGGCTGTTGGGTTGTCATGCTCTGA
- a CDS encoding YidH family protein → MFGQLRQWFDSSQTGKTPDYRFSLANERTFLAWIRTGLALIAGGLACAQFLPPLPVAHLREIIAILLLVLGGLVALRAVDHWVRTERAMRLGTDLPRSRFPAVLAIAVAAGAVVIIIAVLIQVF, encoded by the coding sequence GTGTTCGGTCAGTTGAGGCAATGGTTCGACTCGTCACAGACCGGAAAGACGCCCGACTACCGTTTCTCGCTCGCCAACGAGCGGACCTTCCTGGCCTGGATCCGCACCGGCCTGGCCCTGATCGCCGGTGGCCTGGCCTGTGCACAGTTCCTGCCGCCGCTGCCGGTCGCCCACCTGCGGGAGATCATCGCGATCCTGCTGCTGGTGCTCGGCGGTCTGGTGGCGCTACGGGCCGTCGATCACTGGGTGCGCACCGAGCGGGCCATGCGGCTGGGCACCGATCTGCCCCGGTCCCGGTTCCCGGCGGTGCTGGCGATCGCGGTGGCGGCCGGCGCTGTGGTGATCATCATCGCGGTCCTGATCCAGGTGTTCTGA
- a CDS encoding electron transfer flavoprotein subunit beta/FixA family protein, whose product MNIVVLVKQVPDSGAERTLSSDFSVDRASSSNVINEMDEYAIEEALKIKEAHGGEVTVLTVGPAGATDSIRKALSMGPDKAVHVQDDALHGSCAVATSKVLAAALRTLNADLIISGAESTDGRVQVVPHMLAELLGVAALTGARKLTVDGSQLTVERQTDEGYEVVTAATPAIVSVWDTINEPRYPSFKGIMAAKKKPVQSLSLGDLGIAGDEVGSAGATSQVLEFTKRPARTGGAKVVDEGNGGEQLVSYLATEKFV is encoded by the coding sequence ATGAACATCGTCGTACTGGTGAAGCAGGTACCCGACTCCGGTGCCGAGCGCACCCTGAGCTCTGATTTCTCGGTGGACCGGGCCTCGTCGAGCAATGTCATCAACGAGATGGACGAGTACGCCATCGAGGAAGCGCTGAAGATCAAAGAGGCGCACGGTGGCGAGGTGACCGTCCTGACCGTCGGTCCGGCGGGCGCGACCGACTCCATCCGCAAGGCCCTCTCCATGGGACCCGACAAGGCCGTCCACGTTCAGGACGACGCCCTGCACGGTTCCTGCGCGGTCGCCACGTCCAAGGTGCTCGCCGCCGCGCTGCGCACGCTGAACGCCGACCTGATCATCAGTGGCGCCGAGTCCACCGACGGCCGGGTCCAGGTGGTTCCGCACATGCTGGCCGAGCTGCTCGGGGTGGCCGCGCTGACCGGCGCCCGCAAGCTCACCGTGGACGGTTCGCAGTTGACCGTCGAGCGGCAGACCGACGAGGGGTACGAGGTCGTCACGGCCGCGACCCCGGCGATCGTGAGTGTGTGGGACACCATCAACGAGCCGCGGTACCCGTCCTTCAAGGGCATCATGGCCGCCAAGAAGAAGCCGGTGCAGAGCCTGTCCCTCGGTGACCTGGGCATCGCCGGTGACGAGGTCGGCTCGGCCGGCGCGACCAGCCAGGTGCTGGAGTTCACCAAGCGCCCGGCGCGGACCGGTGGCGCCAAGGTCGTCGACGAGGGCAACGGTGGCGAGCAGCTCGTCTCGTACCTCGCCACCGAGAAGTTCGTCTGA